Proteins co-encoded in one Candidatus Stoquefichus sp. SB1 genomic window:
- a CDS encoding MraY family glycosyltransferase codes for MSLEICLSFVVTFIISLMLVPIVSKISKKLGIIAHTNRRTIHKGIIARTGGYAIYASFLIGTMIFLKTDTQINAILIGGFIIFLTGFYDDIHDLSPKLKMLGQIIAALVVICYGDIALKGFTLPFLPAFISQAIAIFVTIGWIVGISNAVNLIDGLDGLCGGISIIVLVTISLTSLTYGRTDISSLSLLLAGAIGGFLVYNFHPASIFLGDCGALFIGYMIAVISLLGFGYKSSSFFTLGAPIVVLMVPIMDTLIAIIRRKVHHKSFSEADKGHLHHKLMFSLELGQTKSVLILYAVTILFSLCSYIYLFDKIAATILFLTLMLLFEVFVEATNMIDRKYKPVLTIMNIFIKSEYLPSIKDTKPYRKIVKRAKKKYAVIFVVILAIVFSLVFVINKEDKKQTIKRPVTVEYTQSQKETALMSNIYNQLETAITRNNKNDIRQLVAAYFVADYFTLSNKSENEIGGIDYFYKDKKDDFTAYAKNGYYKDANTMIQNHTNTQEVIQYDVLSNELSSNKALVGLEDYSYYDVKIQITFQQNNSILNTIEYTTTVTLIEKDQRFSVVAMEE; via the coding sequence ATGAGTTTAGAAATATGTTTATCTTTTGTTGTAACATTTATTATAAGCCTAATGCTTGTTCCCATTGTTAGTAAAATATCAAAAAAACTTGGTATCATTGCTCATACAAACCGACGAACAATCCATAAAGGAATTATTGCCAGAACTGGTGGTTATGCCATCTATGCAAGTTTTTTGATTGGGACAATGATTTTTTTGAAAACTGATACTCAAATTAATGCTATATTGATTGGTGGATTTATTATTTTTCTCACTGGTTTTTATGATGATATTCATGATTTATCTCCAAAACTAAAAATGCTTGGACAGATTATTGCTGCACTGGTTGTTATTTGTTATGGAGATATTGCCTTAAAAGGATTTACTTTACCATTTTTACCTGCTTTTATTTCCCAGGCAATTGCAATCTTTGTAACAATTGGATGGATTGTAGGAATTAGTAATGCTGTTAATTTGATTGATGGATTAGATGGACTTTGTGGTGGAATATCTATTATTGTACTTGTCACTATTTCATTAACATCTTTAACATATGGACGTACCGATATTTCTTCATTATCATTATTGTTAGCTGGTGCTATTGGAGGTTTTCTGGTTTATAATTTTCATCCAGCATCAATATTTCTAGGTGATTGTGGTGCCCTTTTCATAGGTTATATGATAGCAGTGATTTCATTGTTAGGCTTTGGTTATAAGAGTTCTTCTTTCTTTACCTTAGGAGCACCCATTGTGGTTTTAATGGTACCTATTATGGATACATTAATAGCTATTATTAGGCGTAAAGTCCATCATAAAAGTTTCAGTGAAGCAGATAAAGGACATTTACATCATAAATTAATGTTCTCATTAGAATTAGGACAAACGAAGAGTGTTTTAATTTTATATGCTGTTACGATTCTATTTTCACTTTGTTCTTACATTTATTTATTTGATAAAATTGCAGCAACCATTCTCTTTTTAACATTAATGTTATTATTTGAGGTTTTTGTTGAAGCAACAAATATGATTGATCGAAAATACAAACCGGTTTTAACAATTATGAATATATTTATAAAGAGTGAATATTTACCTTCTATTAAGGATACAAAACCTTATCGTAAAATTGTTAAACGTGCGAAAAAGAAATATGCTGTTATTTTTGTTGTGATATTAGCTATTGTATTTTCACTCGTATTTGTGATTAATAAAGAAGATAAAAAACAAACAATAAAAAGACCTGTTACAGTTGAATATACGCAAAGTCAAAAAGAAACAGCATTAATGAGTAATATATATAATCAATTAGAAACAGCAATTACAAGAAATAATAAAAATGATATAAGACAATTAGTTGCAGCTTATTTTGTTGCTGATTATTTTACACTTTCCAATAAATCTGAAAATGAAATTGGTGGTATTGATTATTTCTATAAAGATAAAAAAGATGATTTTACAGCTTATGCTAAAAATGGTTACTACAAAGATGCTAATACAATGATTCAAAATCATACCAATACTCAAGAAGTTATACAATATGATGTTCTATCTAATGAATTATCTAGCAATAAGGCTTTGGTTGGATTAGAAGATTATAGTTATTATGATGTGAAGATTCAAATCACATTCCAACAAAATAATAGTATTTTAAATACAATAGAGTATACAACAACAGTGACATTGATTGAAAAAGATCAAAGATTTAGTGTTGTTGCTATGGAAGAATAG
- the crcB gene encoding fluoride efflux transporter CrcB, with protein sequence MKDILLVGLGGGIGAILRYLLSLVSIKLEFPLITFITNIVGAIFIGIIVGIFERNQISESFLLFFKTGVCGGFTTFSTFSLESLSLLEDKKYGIASVYIGLSVLCCILGVMIGKYISRYI encoded by the coding sequence GTGAAAGATATATTATTAGTTGGTTTAGGTGGTGGAATAGGAGCCATCCTAAGATATTTATTGAGTTTAGTATCAATAAAATTAGAGTTTCCATTGATAACTTTTATAACAAATATTGTAGGGGCTATTTTCATTGGTATCATTGTTGGAATATTTGAGAGAAATCAGATTTCTGAATCTTTCCTTTTATTTTTTAAGACTGGAGTTTGTGGAGGTTTTACAACATTCTCAACATTTTCATTGGAGTCATTATCATTATTAGAAGACAAGAAATATGGAATCGCAAGTGTTTATATTGGATTGAGTGTGTTATGTTGTATTTTAGGTGTAATGATTGGAAAGTATATAAGTCGATATATATAG
- a CDS encoding DUF4430 domain-containing protein: MNKTKKYTIIFIIVCFVFIGGMGIWNTHFPSQPKEEITHQETTVSNEINSQKEETQQDKTQTSNDTTKQEQTQKKTQSQTQKETTQKTQDNSKTETTKTPENKTQSSQDNESQPEQKSYAEITITGIDSTIVQDKVSIEDNQSVYDVLKTITNQKGIELKTNGFGPTIYIVGIHGLNEFDNGPRSGWKYKVNGKYPSQSAGSYKVKDGDHIEWIYTTNG, encoded by the coding sequence TTGAATAAAACAAAAAAATATACAATTATATTTATTATTGTATGTTTTGTATTTATAGGTGGAATGGGTATATGGAATACCCATTTTCCATCTCAACCAAAAGAAGAAATCACTCATCAAGAAACAACAGTATCAAATGAAATAAATTCTCAAAAAGAAGAAACACAACAAGATAAAACACAAACATCAAATGATACAACAAAACAAGAACAAACACAAAAAAAGACACAGTCTCAGACTCAAAAAGAGACAACTCAGAAAACACAAGACAATTCAAAAACAGAAACAACAAAAACACCTGAAAATAAAACTCAATCTTCACAAGATAATGAAAGTCAGCCAGAACAAAAAAGTTATGCTGAAATAACTATTACTGGAATAGATTCAACAATTGTTCAAGATAAAGTGAGTATAGAAGATAATCAAAGTGTTTATGATGTTTTAAAAACAATAACGAATCAAAAAGGAATAGAATTAAAAACAAATGGATTTGGTCCAACGATTTATATCGTTGGTATTCATGGTTTAAATGAATTTGATAATGGACCACGCTCAGGCTGGAAATATAAAGTGAATGGAAAATATCCAAGTCAAAGTGCAGGATCTTATAAAGTTAAAGATGGTGATCATATTGAATGGATCTATACAACAAATGGGTAA